The genomic stretch catcctgactggttgcatcaccgcctggtatggcatctgcccggcatccgaccgtaaggcgctacagagggtagtgcgtacggcccagtacatcactggggccaagcttcctgccatccaggacctctataccaggcggtgtcagaggaaggcccaaaaaattgtcagactccagtcacccaagtcatagactgttctctctgctaccgcacggcaagaggtccctgagcgccaagtctaggaccaaaaggctccttaacagcttctacccccaagccataagactgctgaataatTAATTAAATGGCCAcacagactatttacattgacccccctccctttgtttttacactgctgctactcgctgtttattatctatgcgtagtcactttacccctacctacatgtacaaattacctcgactaacctgtaccccgcacattgactcggtaccggtacccgctgtatatagccttgttattgttattttattgtgttactttttattttattttttactttagtttatttagtaaatattttcttaactctatttcttgaactgcattgttggttaagggcacgtgacaaatacaatttcatctGATGCAAACAGAGAACGGAACAAAACTGGGAGGGACATACCTGACTTTGTTCAATTAAAAACTTTGTTTTTCATGCAAAACGCTTTCTGTTTGGAATAAACGGTTtgcattgcaaaacgttttgctacggtctgccactaatgaatacacccccgaTGTTCCCCGATGTTCCCCAGCGGGTGTACTATCTCTCCCTGGAGTTCTACATGGGCAGAACCCTCCAGAACACCATGATTAACCTGGGGCTGCAGAACGCCTGCGACGAGGCCATCTACCAGGTGAGACAGAACTGAGAGACATCTGGAACACGCCAGTGGTATGTCTGCAGGCAGGAACAACTGGAGCCAGAGACTAACAAACACTGTGACAAGAGAACTGTGAAAGCATGATTAACACCTTTTAGTCATGCAAGCTAAGCATGATGACATGAGGGTGCAGTAATGCATGAGCTCAAATACACTATTGGGCACTAAAATGGGGCTGTCCTTTTTTTTGTATAGCGAGTTGAATTGAGTTGTTTTTAAGTCTCTGTTTGTCGTGTAGCTGGGTTTGGACATGGAGGacctggaggagatggaggaggatgcAGGGCTGGGGAACGGAGGCCTGGGCAGACTGGCGGGTACAGTACAGACCAACACCCCCTGTATTTCTAGCCTGGTGCCAGATCTGTGTGTGCTGTCTTGCTAACTCCTATGGCCGTTCATGACCAAAGAAGTTGGCTACACAGCACCAACGTAACTGGGACCAGTCCACAGTGCTATATttggtattataaactgggtggttcgaggcctgaatgctgattggctgacagccgtggtatatcagaccatataccacgggtttgacaaaacatatatttttactgctctaattaagttggtaaccagtttctaatagcaataaggcacctcgggggtttgtggtatatgaccaatatatCACGGCTAAGAGCCGTATATCCAGGCaacatataccacacccccttatTGCTTAAATGTACTACAGAATACAGTGGGTCGACATCAGGTGGAAATCTACAGCAAGCCTGTCCTCTGTCTACAAGCCAGAACAGGAAGTTAGCTAAGAGGCTGCTGTTAGCTGGCCAGAACAGGAAGTTTACCCAACCAATAGGAGGCTGTTGCTGGCCAGAACAGGAAGTTTACCCAACCATTAGGAGGCTGTTAGCTGTTGCCCACAGACACACTTTATTACACTtcacttatttttatttttttctggtcatttagcagacgctcttatccagagcgacttacatgagcaattagtcTTGATCGTTGTAgtttggctgcgtttacacaggcagcccaattctcagaaaaagatctgatctgattgatcaaaagaccaattagtggaagaaTATCAGAATTCGGCTGCCTATGTAAAcgcattttttttaaacaagggaACAGATATTCATGCCACAAAGCATCTGAAGCAAATGACAACCTCACCGTTGCCgtatcccagatctgtttgttctATATCGCCAACTCCTATAGTCGCTATAACTAACCTCCCATAGGAATATTCCAGAGGAGATACTAAGAAACGCTTAACCCTTCACAACACTGTACTTTATCCCAACATCAGACAGGTTTTCTTTGCATCCATTGAATCTTCATCCTTCATCCGTACAGTTAATATTTCTGATACAtttgctattattattattattttttaaattattcattCATTTTAAATTCCCTGTATAGCATGTTTCCTGGACTCTATGGCGACCCTGGGTCTGGCAGCGTATGGTTATGGAATCCGTTATGAATACGGAATCTTCAATCAGAAGATCAAGGACGGTTGGCAGGTAACGACACTTCCCTGCATTCATCTACTgcatttaaaggggcaatctgggattggtacatcctTGTTTTGGACTAAATTATTGATATATATAACCATTTGATTCTTGGAGAATATAACTTTTATAAATGCCTCCATGAGCTTatttcaactgtcttaccccatcagaaaccaaaatataagcttaTTTTAACAATGACAAAGCACAAGGATTTCAGTCTTTGCAGTAAAGTATAACTTCTAAAACTATATTCAGGATGCGCAGGACAGGTTTCATGCATGCCTCTTTTCCACTTCAGTCAATTCATAATCAGTACGATCTAGTTCAGCGTTCAAAAGTGCATTGCACTATCTGCACTGCAAACACACAGCCCCAAATTTCAAAAGGTCAAAACCCCTCCGTTGTGTTTGTACTGTAGGTTGTTATCAGACTCAAACAAGGGCAACAACACGTTAGCTTTCTCAACCTCTGAGCCAACCACCGGCTATCACAACAGGCACTGGCTGgttcccaaatggctccctatgtaGTGAACTGCTTTGGACCAGGGGCCGTAGTATTCTGTTCAAAAGatgtgcactgtatagggaatggggtgctatttgggacacagccagtgtTTCACCACTTCAGAGCCGAAGGAGACAGCAGCAACCTCAGTTCCTGTTAATGATTGACCAACAccgcagacctgggttcaataataataaataataatatgccatttagcagacgcttttatccaaagcgacttgcagtcatgcgtgcatacatttttgtgtatgggtggtcccggggatcgaacccactaccttggcgttacaagcgccgtgctctaccagctgagctacagaggaccttcaAACACAGTTcgaaaataatttcaaatactttatctgagCTTGGTTGAGTTTGTTTGGGGCAgtagaaccaatagaatagtcggCCAATCGGGCACCTTAGAGTCCGGTCGGACTAGAGCAAACGCTAAaatgtatttgaaagatttcgaATACTATTTGAACCAGGTCTGCAACACTGTGGTGACCCACGTCCTTCCCCTCTATTGCTCCAGCCTTAGACTGCAACACTGTGGCAGGGGcagatttcaataggtttccatTTAAATGGGCCCCACAGCTGCCCAGAATGATACAACCTTTTAGAATGAGAGGCTCAGTTGTACTATTTGTAtagtataattattattattattattattattattattattattattattattattatactgaacagatataaacacaacatgtaaagtgttgatctgaaataaaagatcccagaaatgctcTATACGcaccaaaagcttatttctctcaaattttgtgcacaaatttgtttacatccctgttagtgagcatttctcctttgccaagataatccgtccacctgacaggtgtggcatatcaagaagctgatttaaacggcattatcattacacaggtgcaccttatgctggggacaataaaaggtcacttttaaaatgtgcagtattgtgaaacaacacaatgccacagatgtctcaagttttgagggagcgtgcaattggcatgctgactgcagaaatgtccaccagagctgttgccagagaattttaatattcatttatctaccataagccgcctccaacgtcattttagagaatttggcagtacgtccaaccagcctcacaaccacggaccacgtgtaaccacgccagcccaggacctccacatccgacttcttcacctgcgggatcgtctgagaccagccacccggttCCACTTAGACCAGGCTATGGTTTCATAGTCATGTTGACCCATTCAAGTTTTGCTTGATTTGAAATTCTCTATAAACCCTTATACAGTATGTTGGCATGTGATTGGCTTGTTCCTAGGTGGAAGAAGCAGATGATTGGCTGCGTCATGGTAACCCTTGGGAGAAGGCCCGCCCTGAGTACATGCTACCAGTGCACTTCTACGGCAGAGTGGAGGAGTCTAAGGAAGGGTCCAAATGGGTGGACACACAGGTACTTAATCATGATAATTAATAATACCTTTTCATTTGGTACATGCTAATAATAATGCTAGCAGGATCACTTTGTACCTGCGTATCTATGGTGATTTGAGATGCATTTGCTAATGTACTTTACATTGTCACTAGTGTTATTACACTACACAGGTATAACAGCAACTAAGGGCCATTGTGgtgatatatttttaaaaaaagatTGTTTTGGTTATTGGTCAACCTTGCTAAAAGTGTTTACTGATTTATTTATGTTAAATTCAAGTGTTACCAATTCTCCCCATGCGTTGACtcacagtacatttacattttacattttagtcatttagcagacgctcttatccagagcgacttacagtacctGCATATCAATGATTTATTGAGCTTGGTATTTATTAATTTATCATCTTTAAAGTTTCCGTTTTTTAAGAACTCTTAAACTTAATCTTAAACCTAATCTTAATCCTTTGTCCCATGCCTTGCCTCGCCTCTGTAGGTGGTCCTGGCCATGCCCTATGACACGCCCATCCCTGGATACATGAACAACACAGTCAACACCATGAGGCTGTGGTCTGCCCGAGCTCCCAACGACTTCAACCTAATGGACTGTAAGTGGCCAGGCGGATGACTTGACTTTTTTTAACCctgctagctctggtccagggcctTAGTGTGGCTTCCTCAAAAGGCTTGAAGAAGGCTTAGTGTTAGCGAGCCGCAcaaacgccctggaccagagctaactTTGAAGCTAACTTGAGATGCAAGCACTTTTAGTCAGAATCTCAACTAAATTACGCATTTTTGGCAATGTACGCTTTGTGGAGGAAACATGAAAGGCAGACAGATGTCAAGTTAGAGTCCAGGCCTAAATGATAACAGTATTGAACCAGTGAATAATATGAAGCACTTTCTTCTGAGGAACAGAAATGTACATGTCCTCTCCCTTTAAGGTCCTATATATCATCACATGTCCTCTCCCATTAAGGTCCTATACATCATCACATGTCCTCTCCCATTAAGGTCCTATACATCACATGTCCTCTCCCATTAAGGTCCTATACATCACATGTCCTCTCCCATTAAGGTCCTATACATCATCACATGTCCTCTCCCATTAAGGTCCTATACATCATCACATGTCCTCTCCCATTAAGGTCCTATACATCATCACATGTCCTCTCCCATTAAGGTCCTATACATCATCACATGTCCTCTCCCATTAAGGTCCTATACATCATCACATGTCCTCTCCCATTAAGGTCCTATACATCATCACATGTCCTCTCCCATTAAGGTCCTATACATCATCACATGTCCTCTCCCATTAAGGTCCTATACATCATCACATGTCCTCTCCCATTAAGGTCCTATACATCACATGTCCTCTCCCATTAAGGTCCTATACATCACATGTCCTCTCCCATTAAGGTCCTATACATCACATGTCCTCTCCCATTAAGGTCCTATACATCACATGTCCTCTCCCATTAAGGTCCTATACATCACATGTCCTCTCCCTTTAAGGTCCTATGCATCATCACATGTCCTCTCCCATTTAAGGTCCTATACATCATCACATGTCCTCTCCCATTAAGGTCCTATACATCATCACATGTCCTCTCCCATTAAGGTCCTATACATCACATGTCCTCTCCCATTTAAGGTCCTATACATCACATGTCCTCTCCCATTAAGGTCCTATACATCATCACATGTCCTCTCCCATTAAGGTCCTATACATCATCACATGTCCTCTCCCATTAAGGTCCTATACATCACATGTCCTCTCCCTTTAAGGTCCTATACATCACATGTCCTCTCCCATTAAGGTCCTATACATCACATGTCCTCTCCCATTAAGGTCCTATACATCACATGTCCTCTCCCATTAAGGTCCTATACATCACATGTCCTCTCCCATTAAGGTCCTATACATCACATGTCCTCTCCCATTAAGGTCCTATACATCACATGTCCTCTCCCATTAAGGTCCTATACATCACATGTCCTCTCCCCATTAAGGTCCTATACATCACATGTCCTCTCCCATTTAAGGTCCTATGCATCATCACATGTCCTCTCCCATTTAAGGTCCTATACATCATCACATGTCCTCTCCCATTAAGGTCCTATACATCATCACATGTCCTCTCCCATTAAGGTCCTATACTCATCACATGTCCTCTCCCATTAAGGTCCTATACATCATCACATGTCCTCTCCCATTAAGGTCCTATACATCATCACATGTCCTCTCCCATTAAGGTCCTATACATCACATGTCCTCTCCCATTAAGGTCCTATACGTCACATGTCCTCTCCCTTTAAGGTCCTATACATCACATGTCCTCTCCCATTAAGGTCCTATACATCACATGTCCTCTCCCATTAAGGTCCTATACATCACATGTCCTCTCCCTTTAAGGTCCTATACATCACATGTCCTCTCCCATTAAGGTCCTATACATCACATGTCCTCTCCCTTAAGGTCCTATACATCACATGTCCTCTCCCATTAAGGTCCTATACATCACATGTCCTCTCCCATTAAGGTCCTATACATCACATGTCCTCTCCCATTAAGGTCCTATACATCACATGTCCTCTCCCATTAAGGTCCTATACATCACATGTCCTCTCCCATTAAGGTCCTATACATCACATGTCCTCTCCCATTAAGGTCCTATACATCACATGTCCTCTCCCATTAAGGTCCTATACATCACATGTCCTCTCCCATTTAAGGTCCTATACATCATCACATGTCCTCTCCCATTAAGGTCCTATACATCATCACATGTCCTCTCCCATTAAGGTCCTATACATCATCACATGTCCTCTCCCATTAAGGTCCTATGCATCATCACATGTCCTCTCCCATTAAGGTCCTATACATCATCACATGTCCTCTCCCATTAAGGTCCTATGCATCATCACATGTCCTCTCCCATTAAGGTCCTATGCATCATCACATGTCCTCTCCCATTAAGGTCCTATACATCATCACATGTCCTCTCCCATTAAGGTCCTATACATCACATGTCCTCTCCCATTAAGGTCCTATACATCACATGTCCTCTCCCATTAAGGTCCTATACATCATAACATGTCCTCTCCCATTAAGGTCCTATACATCATCACATGTCCTCTCCCATTAAGGTCCTATACATCATCACATGTCCTCTCCCATTAAGGTCCTATACATCACATGTCCTCTCCCATTAAGGTCCTATACATCACTTCACTTCTATATGTCATTCTGTGTCCTCTCCTCAGTCAATGTTGGAGATTACATCCAAGCTGTTCTGGACAGGAATCTGGCTGAGAATATTTCTCGTGTGCTCTATCCCAACGATAACGTAAGTTCTAGATTGGTACATTGGACCACGTAGTTGTTAGTCCATTCTCtccctttacatttacatcatttagcagacgctcttatccagagccacttacaatagtgagtgcataccttttcttatttttttttttcttccatactGGTCCcctatgggaatcgaacccacaacccctggcgttgcaagcgcctttctctaccaactgagtctctctctctctctcactttggcACCTGTTCTTTTCTCCTTCTCCTGTTGTAGTATGTGGacgtttcccaaatggcaccctattccttttaaTAGTGCACCACTGCtaccctatgtgccctggtcaaaaagtagtgcactataaaggaatagggtgccatttgggacacactcctcctctcctcctctgttgttgttgtagttcTTTGAGGGCAAGGAGCTACGTCTGAAGCAGGAGTACTTCGTGGTGGCTGCCACTCTCCAGGACATCATCCGACGCTTTAAGAACTCCAAGAAGGGCTCCACCGGCCCCGTGTCCTTCCACAGCTTCCCAGAGAAAGTAGGTTGCTTGTTGATTTTTATCATGACTCGCTGAATCCTAACAAAAAAATACAGTtggttatttgatttgatttgattgtgttGACAGGTGGCCATCCAGCTGAATGACACTCATCCTGCCATGGCCATCCCGGAGCTCATGAGGGTCTTTGTGGACATCGAGAAACTCGACTGGGACACGGtgcgttagagagagagagagatcaaaccACTAAACTTTTGTGTAACTTGTATAATAAGTCCGTGTGTCCAGTATGTTGGGTAAATGAGTGAAAGCCGTGCAGCACAAAACCCTGAAGCACCTTTATCTCATAGAACTCGTTTCAAGGGCCTCGTCTGTCGTAGCCTGGCAGTGTACAACCACAGGGAGTTGGCTATGCAGCACGAAACGGATCTGGGGCCACAAGGCCATTTCATTCAGTGTGTACTGTGTTTATTAGAACCATTTGCTCTTTCCTGTCAGGCGTGGGACATCACCAAGCGGACCTTTGCGTACACCAACCACACGGTGCTCCCTGAGGCCCTGGAGCGCTGGCCCGTTAGCTTGCTGGAGACACTGCTTCCCAGACACCTCCAGATCATCTACAGGATCAACCAGGGACATCTGGACGTACGTACTGTAAAGACTGGGTTCAGTGGGTGGTATTCTAACTGATGTACTATTATAGACGTTGATACTGAATGACTTGAAATATGTCCCCCTTACAAGACGAATGGAAACTCATCCGGTCCACCTTatctccccactcctcctccttgGCCCTAATTCATCCATAGACATGCCGCTTGTACTGTGCCTATAAGCAGACTGTTCAGATCTGCAGCATCATATGGTTTAGGAGGGATATGGAGCGGATTGGGACCAGCTGACAGAGTTTGTTTTATGGTGTTGCTCCAGGGGATTTCGGCTCTCTTCCCAGAGGACGTGGATCGGATACGCAGGATGTCTCTGATCGAGGAGGACGGGGGCAAGAGGGTCAACATGGCCCACCTGTGCATCGTGGGATCTCACGCCGTCAACGGAGTCGCTGAGATACACTCCAACATCATCAAGACTGATGTGTAAGATGGTTAATCTCTACTGTATTCTCCCTGATAGTAGCAGCATTCTCTCTGATGGTTCATCTCTACTGTATTCTCCCTGATAGTAGCAGCATTCTCTCTGATGGTTCATCTCTACTGTATTCTCCCTGATAGTAGCAGCATTCTCTCTGATGGTTCATCTCTACTGTATTCTCCCTGATAGTAGCAGCATTCTCTCTGATGGTTCATCTCTACTGTATTCTCCCTGATAGTAGCAGCATTCTCTCTGATGGTTCATCTCTACTGTATTCTCCCTGATAGTAGCAGCATTCTCTCTGATGGTTCATCTCTACTGTATTCTCCCTGATAGTAGCAGCATTCTCTCTGATGGTTCATCTCTACTGTATTCTCCCTGATAGTAGCAGCATTCTCTCTGATGGTTCATCTCTACTGTATTCTCCCTGATAGTAGCAGCATTCTCTCTGATGGTTCATCTCTACTGTATTCTCCCTGATAGTAGCAGCATTCTCTCTGATGGTTCATCTCTACTGTATTCTCCCTGATAGTAGCAGCATTCTCTCTGATGGTTCATCTCTACTGTATTCTCCCTGATAGTAGCAGCATTCTCTCTGATGGTTCATATCTACTGTATTCTCCCTGATAGTAGCAGCATTCTCTCTGATGGTTCATATCTACTGTATTCTCCCTGATAGTAGCAGCATTCTCTCTGATGGTTCATCTCTACTGTATTCTCCCTGATAGTAGCAGCATTCTCTCTGATGGTTCATCTCTACTGTATTCTCCCTGATAGTAGCAGCATTCTCTCTGATGGTTCATCTCTACTGTATTCTCCCTGATAGTAGCAGCATTCTCTCTGATGGTTCATCTCTACTGTATTCTCCCTGATAGTAGCAGCATTCTCTCTGATGGTTCATCTCTACTGTATTCTCCCTGATAGTAGCAGCATTCACTCTGATGGTTCATCTCTACTGTATTCTCCCTGATAGTAGCAGCATTCTCTCTGATGGTTCATCTCTACTGTATTCTCCCTGATAGTAGCAGCATTCTCTCTGATGGTTCATCTCTACTGTATTCTCCCTGATAGTAGCAGCATTCTCTCTGATGGTTCATCTCTACTGTATTCTCCTGATAGTAGCAGCATTCTCTCTGATGGTTCATCTCTACTGTATTCTCCCTGATAGTAGCAGCATTCTCTCTGATGGTTCATCTCTACTGTATTCTCCTGATAGTAGCAGCATTCTCTCTGATGGTTCATCTCTACTGTATTCTCCCTGATAGTAGCAGCATTCTCTCTGATGGTTCATCTCTACTGTATTCTCCCTGATAGTAGCAGCATTCTCTCTGATGGTTCATCTCTACTGTATTCTCCCTGATAGTAGCAGCATTCTCTCTGATGGTTCATATCTACTGTATTCTCCCTGATAGTAGCAGCATTCTCTCTGATGGTTCATCTCTACTGTATTCTCCCTGATAGTAGCAGCATTCTCTCTGATGGTTCATCTCTACTGTATTCTCCTGATAGTAGCAGCATTCTCTCTGATGGTTCATCTCTACTGTATTCTCCCTGATAGTAGCAGCATTCTCTCTGATGGTTCATCTCTACTGTATTCTCCCTGATAGTAGCAGCATTCTCTCTGATGGTTCATCTCTACTGTATTCTCCTGATAGTAGCAGCATTCTCTCTGATGGTTCATCTCTACTGTATTCTCCCTGATAGTAGCAGCATTCTCTCTGATGGTTCATCTCTACTGTATTCTCCCTGATAGTAGCAGCATTCTCTCTGATGGTTCATCTCTACTGTATTCTCCTGATAGTAGCAGCATTCTCTCTGATGGTTCATCTCTACTGTATTCTCCTGATAGTAGCAGCATTCTCTCTGATGGTTCATCTCTACTGTATTCTCCTGATAGTAGCAGCATTCTCTCTGATGGTTCATATCTACTGTATTCTCCCTGATAGTAGCAGCATTCTCTCTGATGGTTCATCTCTACTGTATTCTCCCTGATAGTAGCAGCATTCACTCTGATGGTTCATCTCTACTGTATTCTCCCTGATAGTAGCAGCATTCTCTCTGATGGTTCATCTCTACTGTATTCTCCCTGATAGTAGCAGCATTCTCTCTGATGGTTCATCTCTACTGTATTCTCCCTGATAGTAGCAGCATTCTCTCTGATGGTTCATCTCTACTGTATTCTCCCTGATAGTAGCAGCATTCTCTCTGATGGTTCATCTCTACTGTATTCTCCTGATAGTAGCAGCATTCTCTCTGATGGTTCATCTCTACTGTATTCTCCTGATAGTAGCAGCATTCTCTCTGATGGTTCATCTCTACTGTATTCTCCCTGATAGTAGCAGCATTCACTCTGATGGTTCATCTCTACTGTATTCTCCCTGATAGTAGCAGCATTCTCTCTGATGGTTCATCTCTACTGTATTCTCCCTGATAGTAGCAGCATTCTCTCTGATGGTTCATCTCTACTGTATTCTCCCTGATAGTAGCAGCATTCTCTCTGATGGTTCATCTCTACTGTATTCTCCCTGATAGTAGCAGCATTCTCTCTGATGGTTCATCTCTACTGTATTCTCCCTGATAGTAGCAGCATTCTCTCTGATGGTTCATCTCTACTGTATTCTCTTCAGTCTGAAACATTGTTGATTTGCTACAGTGGACCTTATTGAACACGATTCTACTGTCTTCTAGTAGCATCCTTCTagattctaaaatatatttaatctttTGTTTTGAAAGGTTCCGAGACTTCAGCGAATTAGAACCGGAGAAGTTCCAGAACAAGACCAATGGCATCACTCCTAGACGCTGGCTCCTCCTCTGTAACCCGGGATTGGCTGAGCTCATTGCTGAGGTTTGATTGGCATCTTTGATTGGCCGTTTTATGTCTTTGATATTCCTGAATCTTTGAATGCCATTTTCTTTGCTAATTTGCTATGTCACGTTCATGTACTTTGTCTACATGTTTCTAGGCCATTGGGGAGGAATATGTGAAGGACCTCAGCCAGTTACAGAAGCTCAATGAGCTGGTAGATGATGATGCCTTCATTAGAGACGTCTCTAAAGTCAAGCAGGTAAAGCTTATCATATCTGTCTCCCCACCCCTTCATTAACAACGGTCTATACGCATGAACTATAACGTATCATGGTGCATATTTGTGAGTTCTACTCTCTGTATTTACTGTTCTGAAGAACCATGCCATTTCCCAATAGTAATATTGGCAGAAAATTTCCCCCATAGATAAAAACAATGTTCCAGTCAGGCAAACAATCCAACCAACTGAATAAATACACTGAATACACATCAGTGTGGAACTCTTAATTCCATGCAACGCAGAGCAGACAGGAAGTTgaccatatatacagtaccagtcaaaagtttggagacacctactcattcaagggtttttctttatttttactattttctacattgtagaataatagtgaagacatcaaaactatgaaataacacatatggaatcatgtagtaaccaaaaaagtgttaaacaaatatatatatttcgtatttgagattcttcaaatagccaccctttgccttgatgacagctttgcacactcttggctttctctcaaccagcttcacctggaatgcttttccaacagtcttgagttcccacatatgcttagcacttgttggctgcttttccttcactctgccgtccgactcatcccaaaccatctcaattgggttgaggttgggggattgtggaggccaggtcatctgatgcagcactcgtcactctccttcttggtaaaatagcccttacacagcctgaaggtgtg from Coregonus clupeaformis isolate EN_2021a chromosome 29, ASM2061545v1, whole genome shotgun sequence encodes the following:
- the LOC121544578 gene encoding glycogen phosphorylase, liver form, whose translation is MAAPLTDQEKRKQISIRGIVGVENVAELKKGFNRHLHFTLVKDRNVATPRDYYFALAHTVRDHLVGRWIRTQQFYYETDPKRVYYLSLEFYMGRTLQNTMINLGLQNACDEAIYQLGLDMEDLEEMEEDAGLGNGGLGRLAACFLDSMATLGLAAYGYGIRYEYGIFNQKIKDGWQVEEADDWLRHGNPWEKARPEYMLPVHFYGRVEESKEGSKWVDTQVVLAMPYDTPIPGYMNNTVNTMRLWSARAPNDFNLMDFNVGDYIQAVLDRNLAENISRVLYPNDNFFEGKELRLKQEYFVVAATLQDIIRRFKNSKKGSTGPVSFHSFPEKVAIQLNDTHPAMAIPELMRVFVDIEKLDWDTAWDITKRTFAYTNHTVLPEALERWPVSLLETLLPRHLQIIYRINQGHLDGISALFPEDVDRIRRMSLIEEDGGKRVNMAHLCIVGSHAVNGVAEIHSNIIKTDVFRDFSELEPEKFQNKTNGITPRRWLLLCNPGLAELIAEAIGEEYVKDLSQLQKLNELVDDDAFIRDVSKVKQDNKDKFSQYLEKEYAVEINPFSMFDVHVKRIHEYKRQLLNCLHIVTMYNRIKKNPKAPFVPRTVIIGGKAAPGYHMAKMIIKLITAVGEVVNNDPVVGSKLKVIYLENYRVSLAEKVIPATDLSEQISTAGTEASGTGNMKFMLNGALTIGTMDGANVEMAEEAGEENMFIFGMRVEDVAEMDIEGYDAMTYYKKIPELKQVIDQINGGFFSPKQPDLFKDVTNMLFNHDRFKVFADYEDYIKSQEKVSQLYQNPREWTKMVIKNIAASGKFSSDRTITDYATEVWGVEPTDLKIPPPNEPREALDKTARVLREK